The genome window GGTTTGTCCGGAATTGTCATTTCTATATAACCGAGTTTTAGAGCTGGTTTTAGATAGTTCTCAGAAAATGTTTCCCGATGATTCATGGATAATTCATCCATTAATTCCGCTCTTGTATATTCCCTATCCAGGGCCATTGAAGAAAGAAGCCGTTTCACTTGCTCGGTATCATGTCTGGTATCATGTCCGGTATCATGTCCGGTTATTCCTTTTTTAGGGGTAGTGTTCTGATCGGTTGAACCTTTAATATTCCCGGTAGCGTCCTTATACTCTTGAGAGAAAGGGAATTCAAGCCACATCCCTCTCAGTTCTAGCTCATAAACAGGTGAAGGATTTCCGATAGACTCACAAGCATGATATATTTTTTCAATTCCCCTTCCCCATGACTCTATTTTACCAGTTCTGAAAAATGCTCCGGCAATATCCGGATTATGAGGATCTGAAGGATGTGGACCGGTAAGCTTTGACAAATCCCATCCCTCGGGAAGAATGCAGGCATTCCACATTCTGATTTTATCTTCATATACACGAATCTGAACAGGAATTGAACTTCCATAATCTTTATGGACAATGGCATTGTGAATAGCTTCACGCAGGGCCTCTCTGGGGACCGGTGGAGTATCCAGCCTGGTTGTTCCTTCATAGGAAATCATGGCTCTTGTATATTTCGTCATCAGAAGATCAAGGGTTTGATCCGCCTGCGAAAATAAATCACCCGTCACTTCATCCTGAAACAGGATATCAGCTTCATTCTGAAAATAGCCGATTTTAACAGTAGCTCCGCTTATTTTATACTCAGGATGCCGTGCAAATAGTAGAACAGCAGCTCTGGTGTAGTAATTCTTCTCTTTGAGTTTCAGTTTCTCTAAGAACTGAGGGTGTGTTTCTTCAAGGCTGGAGTCAGCCAGTCGCTGCCTCTTTACAGCAGTCTCACGAAAGTCTTCAATACTCCGGACATCCAGGTCTTCTATGTCAATTCCCGGAACAGGGACTCCATCCCAGTGTTTCCCCTGCTTTTTTAAAATAAACTGATCCAGGGCAGACCCTCTCAGCTCCTGCTTTGTACTACCGCTTCTGTAGTGGTACGGCCCTTTGTAATTGACGGGAAAAGAATGGGGTTCAACAGTTATCTTTAAATAGTCCTTCCCTTCTTTAGTCAGGATATCGACGGGGCAGATAATACCAAGTAAGAATTGAATCTTATTGGGAATTTCTTCAAGAAGTTTATCCGCCGAAGACAGTCCGATGACTTTCCCCGTATCATCAATACCTATAAAAAGTTCGCCGCCCTGGGCATTGGCAAAACCGCAGATCCACTTCAGGTATTCATCCCGTCAGGACTGTTTGAATTCTACATTCTGGGATTCCTTCACTGCCGTCTCCATTCTTTAGGTTGAGACTGTTTTACAAACTCACAGAAGATCTCAGTATCAATACACAGTTTCCTATCGAATTGAGTGTGATCCCTTTTGATGTACTTATCGTGTTCTGATAGATAAATCTCTATAGCCGATTCAAAAGTGGCCTCATCATAATTGCTCATTTTTCAGAATCTCCCAGTGACCTTTTTTAGATGATCCTATATATTGGATTTTCTTTTGTTTATTCAGTTCTTTAATGTGATACTTTATTCCATCCACAGTCAATTCCAGCTTTTCAGCCAACTCTTTAACCCAAGTTCGCCAAAATTATTAGAAAGTAAATAAAATATTGCCTAAATGCACCGTTTTTCCTCCTCTACCCCCCCGTAGTGTGGAGGATATCGTTAGAATCGTTTGCGTAGTGACCCACCGCGTGTTATTATGCTTGCGCTTCTGGCTTATATAGTAAAAAATTCTGATTATGTATATTAAAAAAGTTATTAAAGGCAATGGCCATACAGATAAGAAATATGAGTATCTCCATCTGGTAGAAAGTATAAGAACAGAGGAGGGACCAAGGCAGAAGCTCATACTAAATCTTGGAAAGCTGGATCTTGATCCTTCTCTGTACAAGACACTGGCAAGAAGAATTGAAGATATACTTACCGGACAGAAAAGCTTTGATAATATTCCTGCTGAAATTGAAAAAATAGCAAGGCATACAGCTACAAAAATATTTGATAAGAGAGCAGAGGTGAATCAGGATTCTGAATCTTCTGATTTCCTCATGTTTGACATAAATTCTATAGAAGCATCAAAATCCAGAAGTTTTGGGGGCGAATACCTGTGTGATTCCATCTGGAATGAATTGGAAATGAATGAGTTTCTTAAAAAAATGGATATACCGGAAAAGACTATTCCAATCCTGGAATCTCTTGTAATCGGAAGGCTTGTTGATCCGGGCAGTGAGCGATATACCCAGGACTGGGCTGAAAATAG of Oceanispirochaeta sp. contains these proteins:
- a CDS encoding Fic family protein, giving the protein MGIDDTGKVIGLSSADKLLEEIPNKIQFLLGIICPVDILTKEGKDYLKITVEPHSFPVNYKGPYHYRSGSTKQELRGSALDQFILKKQGKHWDGVPVPGIDIEDLDVRSIEDFRETAVKRQRLADSSLEETHPQFLEKLKLKEKNYYTRAAVLLFARHPEYKISGATVKIGYFQNEADILFQDEVTGDLFSQADQTLDLLMTKYTRAMISYEGTTRLDTPPVPREALREAIHNAIVHKDYGSSIPVQIRVYEDKIRMWNACILPEGWDLSKLTGPHPSDPHNPDIAGAFFRTGKIESWGRGIEKIYHACESIGNPSPVYELELRGMWLEFPFSQEYKDATGNIKGSTDQNTTPKKGITGHDTGHDTRHDTEQVKRLLSSMALDREYTRAELMDELSMNHRETFSENYLKPALKLGYIEMTIPDKPKSKNQRYRVCYKKQLGDSEK